AATGCTATTTAAGTAGGCATATTTTTATTCTAGAAATTTTGTCTAACATGCTGATCACATTGCCCATTTCAGAACTTACCCCAGGTATGTTTGTTGATAGTGTTACTAAGCAGCATGAAGGGCTTAATAGTATAAAAATAAAAACCAGTGGTTTGGTGCGAAGTCAGTCGATTATAAAGCGATTAGTCACTGAAGGTGTTTTAGAATTACTTATCGACTTTACCAAAGGCGATGCCGCCATACCTGATAAGTACAAGCCAAAACCAGCCGCACAACCTAAAGCAACAACCTCAAGTAGCAAAGTTAAACAAGCAAAGCCAAAACCGATAATCACTCTTGAGCAAGAGTTTGCTAAAGCCAGCATTAGTTTTGAGCAACATAACCGTAAGCTACAAGCGTTATATGGCGATGTTACTACTGGGCTTTCGGTTAACTTAAACCTTATTGATGAAATGGCTAATGATATAGTTAGTTCGGTATTTCGAAATACCAACGCCATGACTATACTTACTCGTATAAAAGACAAGCACAGTTATAATTGGCGACACATGATTAATTGCGCTATTTTTACCGCGGTTTTTGCAAAATACCTAGGCTATAAAGAAGAAGCCGTGCAACAACTAGCAATGGGCGCATTGTTACACGACTTAGGGCAGGCCAAGTTACCACAGGGCATTATTTCAAGGCCTAGTAAGCTAACTAATAACGAAATGGATGTTGTAAAAAGGCATGTTGCACAAGGCTTAGGGTTAGTTAAAGGCGAAAAAGGAATTACGCCGTTAATACTCGATATGATAGTAAACCACCACGAACGCTTAGACGGCTCAGGCTACCCTCGAGGAATAAAAGCAGAAAAACTCAGCCGTCCCGCTCGTATAATGGCCATTGTCGATGTTTATGATGCGCTAACAGCCGATAGACCGCATCAAGAAGGAGATGAGCCAATAAACGCTTTACGTTACTTGCTGGCGCATAAAGAGCAATTTGATGCAGAGCTTGTTCAGCATTTTATAAAATGCTTAGGTGTGCATCCGGTAGGTACTATAGTCAAATTAACCAATGAGCGTTTAGCCTTGGTACTTGAAGGTAATAAGCTAAATCCAATAAAGCCAAAGGTTAAACTATTTTATAATGCAAAGCATGGTCACCACGTAACCCCTAAAGATCTCGATTTAAGCGAGCCAGATCAAAGTATAAAAATTGCATCGAGTATTAAGCCAATAGATTACCAAATTAATTTGGCTCGTTTGTTAAAAGAGCATTTGTTGAACTAGCATTTTTACATCGTTTAACTTTTGCATGCCTAGCAGAAATATACGCCCCTAAAAAGCAGCTTGCCATTAATGTAAGCCATAGCAAAGTGCCAAGCTCTACATGCAGTGCAAAACAACAAAAAGTTAAAGACACCAGCGCATTAACCATAGCGCCCAGCCAATAATGATTTACGGGGTTGTCGCATTGCCCAGCTTGCGTACAGGCACAATAGTTTGCTTTATAAAAACAATACACACTTGCACCACAAAAAATAAGCCCAGCCATAATAAGTAAAATGATCACACTTTTAGCTTCCTTTGTGATTTTGTAATGAGTTTAAAATGCGAGGTATTGCAAGTCAATCTAAATGATAATTAATTACAATTAGAGTATAAACTCTAATAACACATTTCTCCTCCGATGAGTTTTAAATAGTTGTTAAATTGTCGTTAAAAAACGTGTTTTTTGCTGTTTTTTGACGCTTTGTTACAGTTTTTTATAAAAATTTAAGGTAGTGTAGCCAAGTTTAAAATCCTAATAACAACACATAGATACCCAAACAGCAGTTTGGTTAAGGACTTAACAATGAAATTTACTAAAACTCTAATCGCAGCTTCGCTTGCGTTAGTATCTGCAGATACATTTGCTGCTGCGTTTCAGTTAGCTGAGCAAAACGCATCAGGCCTTGGCCGCGCATACGCCGGTGAAGCATCTATCGCTGACGACGCTTCAGTTGTTGCTCGCAACCCAGCTTTAATGACGCTTTTTAAAGATAAGCAACTAAGTGTTGCTGCTATCGGTGTAATTCCCGATGTTAGCTTAGAGGGTGAAAGTGCTCCGGCAGGTATTGATGAGTCATCATTAGATGACGATAGCATTGCACCAAGTGCTGTGATACCAGCAGCTTACTTCACTATGCCATACAACGATAAAGTATCACTTGGTTTTGGTGCTTTTTCTAACTTTGGTTTATCTACAGAGTTCGACGATGATTACGCGGCAGGTCAGATTGCTGGCGAGACAGAAATTTTTACTGTTAACCTAAATGCAAGCGTTGCATACAAAGTATCAGAGCAATTTAGCTTTGGTATTGGTTTAAACTACATTTATGCGGATGCAACGATAATACGAAATGTAGGTGCTAATCCTAGGAGCCCATTCTCAACAAATGTGGTTGACTTAGAAGGTGATGATACTGGCTACGGCTTAAACGTTGGCTTGATGTATCAATTAGATGAAAATAGTCGCTTTGGTTTTAATTACCGTACAGAAACTGATATTACATTCGAGGGGACTTATTCAAGTACTGCCCGTGGTATTGCTGAGCGTTCTGGGTCTGTTGATGTTACATTACCAGCTATTGCCGAGTTTTCTGGTTCACACCAGTTAGATGAAAAATTAGGTTTACACTACAGCGTATTGTGGACAGGTTGGAGTAGTTTTGACAAATTAGAAGCAGAAGTAGGTTTGCCGCCAGAGCAAGGATTTGAAAAAACAGAAAACTTCTCAGACGCTCTTCGTTACTCTATCGGTACAGATTACCAATATAACAAAGACTTACTCCTTCGTGCTGGTGTAGCATTTGATGAATCGCCAGTTTCAAAAAACCATTTATCAATCTCAATTCCAGATACGGACCGTTTTTGGTTCTCGTTTGGTGGTAACTACACAATAGACCAAAATTCTAACGTTGATCTAGGTGTAAGTATTATCCGTGGTAAAACACAAAACTTTACTGAAACTGATGACTCTCGCAGCGAGTGGGGCTTTGAATCTAAAGGCCATGCAGTATTACTTGGCGCTCAGTACAACTACAAGTTCTAATGTAGACATGCCTTGTGGTTAATCACAGGGCACAAAAAAGCCGCTCACTTTAATTAAAGTGAGCGGCTTTTTTATGCCTATTAAATAGTGTTAATAGGCATAATAACTAAAACTATAAACTTTCTATTTTAGTTTTTTGCTCAAGTAGCTTAGTTTTAGCATCAGTGAACTCAGCTAATTTAGCGTTTTCTTTTGCAAGTACAGCCTCTGGTGCATTGTTTACAAACTTTTCGTTTGCTAGTTTGTTTTGCACTTGTGCTAGGCCTTTTTCTGCTTTTTCGAGTTGCTTGTTAATACGTGCAAGCTCGGCTTCAACATCAATTAAGCCCGCCATTGGGATCATAATTTCAAGGTTACCAACATAAGAGGTTGCACACGCAGGTGCCCCGTCTTTGTTATCAAGCAAAGTGAATGCTTCAATTTTAGCAAGTGAGGCTATAAACGCTTCGTTCTCGTTAATACGGCGCTCGTCATCGCTTGAAGCGTTAGCAAGTAGCACGCTAAGCGGTTTGCTTGGGCTAATATCCATTTCACCGCGAATAACACGAATTGCTAAAATGAATTGTTTAACCCATTCTAAATCGTCCATCGCTTGTGCATCAACGTTTGCTTCATTATAAACAGGGAAGCCTTGTACCATAATACTCGTGCCGGCTGTTTCAAGGCCAGCAAGTGGTGCTACGCGTTGCCAAATTGTTTCTGTGATGTATGGCATCATTGGGTGCATTAAGCGCAGTAAGCTTTCAAGCACGGTAATTAGCGTGTTACGCGTACCACGTTGTTGTGCTTCACTGCCTTTGAATAATACAGGTTTAGTTAGCTCTAAGTACCAATCACAGAACTGGTTCCATGTGAATTCGTAAAGTGTGTTTGCAGCTAAATCAAAGCGGTAGTTATCAAGGTGCTCAGTATAGGTTTTAACGGTTGATTCAAATTGGCCTAAAATCCAACGATCAGCTAATGAAAACTCTTTTTCAGCATCGCTTGCAAAACCACAGTCTTGCTCTTCTGTGTTCATTAATACGTAACGACTCGCGTTCCATAGTTTATTACAGAAGTTACGGTAACCTTCAAGGCGGTTCATGTCCCAGTTAATATCACGGCCGGTAGATGCCATTGCTGCAAGGGTAAAGCGAAGCGCGTCGGTACCGTGTGCTTCAATACCGTTTGCAAATACTTTACGCGTATCTTTTTCTATTTTTGCAGCAAGTTTAGGCTGCATCATGTTGCCAGTACGCTTTTGTACTAAGTCTTCAAGCTCAATGCCGTCAATCATATCTAGCGGGTCAAGTACGTTACCTTTTGACTTAGACATTTTATCGCCGTTGTCATCACGTATTAGGCCCGTTACATAGACGGTTTTAAACGGCACTTGTGGTTTGCCGTTTTCATCTTTTATAAAGTGCAGCGTCATCATGATCATGCGCGCAACCCAGAAAAAGATAATATCAAAACCTGTTACCAACACGTCAGACGGGTGGAAGGTTTTTAAATCATCGGTATTTTCTGGCCAACCTTGCGTTGAGAACGTCCAAAGCGCAGACGAGAACCAGGTATCAAGTACATCTTCGTCTTGGCTTAGCGCAACATCATCTGCAATGTTGTTGTCGCGGCGTACTTCTGCTTCATCGCGGCCAACGTATACGTTACCTTCGCTGTCGTACCAAGCTGGAATACGGTGACCCCACCAAAGCTGGCGTGAAATACACCAATCTTGTACGTCGTTCATCCACGAAAAGTACATGTTTTCGTATTGCTTAGGAACAAATTGAATATCGCCGTTTTTAACCGCGTCTTTTGCAGGTTCAGCAAGAGGGGCAACACGTACATACCATTGGTCGGTAAGCAGTGGCTCAATAACCACACCAGAGCGGTCGCCGTATGGAACAGTTAGGCCATGATCTTCAATTTTTTCAAGTAGGCCAAGCTCTTCAAATTCAGTCACAATGGCTTTACGTGCAGCAAAGCGGTCTAGGCCGTGTAAGCGCCCAGGAATTGGCGCGTCAAATACAAGCTCTTTACCGTCAAAGGTGTATGTTTCACCTTGCGTTAAAATTGCGGCGTCTTTATCGAAAATGTTGATCATTGGCATTTGATGACGCTTGCCAACTTCGTTATCGTTAAAGTCGTGCGCTGGGGTTATTTTTACACAACCTGTGCCTTTGTCTTTATCGGCATGTTCATCGGCAACAATTTTAATACGACGATTAACGATAGGTAATAAAATGTCTTTACCAATTAAATCTGTGTAGCGCTCGTCATCTGGGTTTACTGCAACACCTGAGTCACCTAGCATGGTTTCTGGGCGCGTAGTCGCCACTACAATGTAGTCTTTACCGTCTTGTGTTTTAACGCCATCGGCTAATGGGTAACGTAAGTTCCACATGTGACCTTGTTTGTCTTTGTTTTCAACTTCAAGGTCTGAAATAGCGGTGTGTAATTTTGGATCCCAGTTTACTAAGCGCTTACCACGATAAATTAGGTTTTCTTTGTGAAGGCGTACAAACACTTCTTTAACGGCTTCAGATAGGCCATCGTCCATAGTAAAACGTTCACGGTCCCAATCAACTGATGCGCCAAGGCGACGAAGCTGCTTTGTAATTGTGCCACCAGATTCGTTTTTCCATTCCCAGATTTTATTAATAAAATCTTCGCGGCCTAAATCGTGGCGTGTTTTACCTTCTTCAGCATGCAGTTTACGCTCAACCAACATTTGCGTTGCAATACCTGCGTGGTCAGTACCTACTTGCCATAATGTGTTGTTACCTTGCATACGTTTAAAACGCGTTAGGGTATCCATTATTGTATCTTGGAAGGCGTGGCCCATGTGTAAGCTACCAGTAACATTTGGCGGCGGGATCATAATTGAATACGGTACGCCTTGGCCAGATGGCTTAAAGTAGCCTTTTTGTTCCCAGTCTTGGTATAGCGACTGTTCAATATCTTGCGGATTGTAGGTTTTATCCATTACACAGAACCTTAAATAAGTACTTAAATTAGTTGGTTAGCTTTTCCTAAACGGCTAGCTATTTATATCTTGCGTGTTGATATTGGCACCAAGTTGGCGCAGCTTTTTAAAGCGCTCGCGAGCGGCTTGTTTAGCTACAGACTCTACTGGTACAAAATCAAAAACTTGGCTAAAGCGTCTAATAAAATCGGGTAGATTATTAGCTAAGTTAATTAAAACGTTACGTTTGCCAACAGGGGGCGTGGTGCCTATTTCTACTGGTGCGCCGGCTTTTGGGCCTTCGCCTTGTAGGTTGTGGGGCACAAAACTGTCGGGATCAAATGCCCAAAGGGTTTCGTCAATGGCATAGGCGGTGTGTTCGTTATCAACAAAAATAAACACACGGTTTCCCGAACGATACTGCTGTGCGGCAATTTGAGCTGCTAAAGCAAAATGATCATCAGGCTTAGCTTTTGATTCATCTTGTTGCTTTAGAACGAAAAATTGAGCATTCATGTTCATTGTATCGGGGTTTCCCATGACATTGAATGTGCACATAGTTAATACACATAAATTAAGAGGCAGATTTTGCCATATAACCGGGTTTGCTTCAATTAATACGCTAATAAATACAGCAATAAAAAAGGCGCCAAATGGCGCCTTAATATAAGCTTTGCAAGTTATTAATCGTGTGCGGCTTCGCTTACGCCGGCGCGGTTTAATAAATACTGAGTAAGCATAGGAACAGGGCGACCCGTTGCGCCTTTTTTAGCGCCACTGCGCCAGGCTGTACCGGCTACATCTAAATGTGCCCAGTTATACTTTTTAGTAAACTTAGATAAGAAACACGCTGCGGTAATAGTACCTGCAGAGCGCCCGCCTAAGTTTGTAAAATCAGCAAACGGGCTATCTAGTTGATCTTGATAGTCATCCCACAGCGGTAACTGCCATGCACGGTCGCCACTTTGCTCAGACGCTTTTAATAAGTCATGGGCTAGTGGATTATGATTTGACAGTAAACCTGTAGCATGTGCACCAAGAGCAACAATACATGCACCTGTTAGTGTGGCTACGTCAATGACTGTATCTGGGTCAAAGCGCTCAACGTAAGTAAGTGCATCACATAATACTAAACGCCCTTCAGCATCAGTATTAAGTACTTCAACGGTTTGGCCCGACATAGTTGTTAAAATATCACCTGGGCGATACGCGTTAGAGCTTGGCATGTTTTCACAGCCGGCTAAAACGCCAATTACGTTAATAGGTAGCTGCATTTGCGCAAGTGCACGCATTGCACCAATAACACCTGCTGCGCCACCCATGTCGTATTTCATTTCGTCCATGGCTTCGCCAGGTTTAATTGAAATACCGCCCGAGTCAAACGTTAAACCTTTACCAACAAGTACAATTGGCGCTTGGTCATCAGCTGCGCCTTTGTAGTTAATAACCGACATAACCGATTCGTTGTCACTACCACGGCCTACAGCTAAGTATGAATTCATACCAAGCTCTGCCATTTTTTCTTCGCCAATAATATCAACAGTAATGTTATCAAAATTAGTAGCTAGCTCTTGCGCTTGCTCGCCTAAATACGCAGGGTTACAAATATTAGGTGGCATGTTTGCTACGTCTTTACATAGCTTGCTACCTGCGGCTATTGCAAGGCCGTGCTCAATTGCGCTTTCGCCGATAGTAAGTTCGCGGCGTGTAGGTACATTAAACACAATTTTACGAAGCGGGCGACGAGGGTCTACTTTTTTGCTTTTTAATTGGTTAAATGTGTATAAGCAATCTTGCGTTGTTTCTACTGCTTGGCGCACTTTCCAGTAGGTATCGCGGCCTTTAACGTGCTGCTCTGTTAAAAAGCATACCGCTTCCATTGAACCGGTTTCGTTTAAGGTATTAATTGTTTTAGAAATAATTTGTTTATATTGCTTATCGTCAAGCTCACGCTCTTTACCACAGCCAACAAGCAATACGCGCTCGCTTAAAACATTAGGTACATGGTGCAATAATAAAACTTGCCCTGGCTTGCCTTCTAAATCGCCACGGCGTAATAAATTTGAGATATAACCATCGCTGATTTTATCGAGTTGTTCACCAATGGGGGATAACCTACGTGGTTCGTAAACGCCAACGACGATACACGCGCTGCGTTGTTTTTCTGGGCTACCACTTTTTACGTTAAATTCCATTGTCACTCCTGGTTGTGAGTCATTTACGTTATTAAATTGGGGCTAAAAAAAGAAAATCTAGTCCTAGCTACGTAACTTATGTAGAGATAATCTTAATTTTAGCTGATTTTTTCTGACTCTTACTGTGTAATTGAACTTTATATGTTTAAGGGCTACTAATGCAACAATATATCTTGCACTTAGGTAGGATAATTAATTTTGTTAGCTTATAATAATGGCTTATTTACCAGATAAAACTGAGTAAAATAGCTACTTTATTATCAAATTATCACTATTGTAGTGAAATTCTATGTTTAACAGGGGCGAGCATTGCTTATTTTTCGTTATTTGACCGCTGAGGTTTTAAAATCGCAGGTCGCCGTATTTTTAACTCTAATGACCATTTTTGTGTCACAAAAGTTTGTGGTTATTTTAGGTGATGCCTCAGAAGGGAGCATTCCTGCCAAATTAGTATTATCGATGATTGCGCTTAAATTGCCGCAATTGGCCTCGTTAATCCTGCCATTAAGTATTTTTTTAGGCATTATTTTAGCTTATAGCCGTATTTACGCCGACAGTGAAATGACCGTGCTTAAAGCCTGTGGTGTAAGTGAATGGTATGTAGTGCGTGTTACGCTTATTTCTAGTGTGGGTTTAGCTATATTGGCAGCCTCACTGACAATGTACCTTGCGCCGTGGGCCAGCGAGCAAGAGTACCAATTAAAAGAACAAGCCAAAGCCGATGCAGGCTTATCAGCGCTCAGGGCTGGGCGGTTCCAGCAAACGGGTAATGAAAAAGCCGTGGTGTTTATTCATAACATTGAAAACGGCGGTAAAGAGCTCAACAAAGTATTTGTTGCACAGCTGCCCGATACCGAAAAAGACGACCTAGCGCGTTTAGTTTACGCCGAGCAAGGCGTCGTAGTAGAGGCTGTAAATGGCGAGCAACAATTAGTACTTACCGATGGCAAACGCTACGAAACCGACGGTGAAACACCTGCGCTTAATTTAACGCAATTTGATGGCTACAGCGTACAAATACGCGAACAAGAAATAGAGCATCAACGTCGTAAATTAGAGGCAATACCCACAAACCAACTATTGCCGTTAAATACTTCTGAGTCTATTGCACAGTGGCAATGGCGTATTGCTATACCGCTGTCTATACCGCTACTTACGTTAATTGCCGTGCCTTTAAGTGTGGTGAATCCTCGCCAAGGTAAATTTGCTAAACTAGTACCCGCCATTAGCTTATATTTAGGTTACTTTATATTGCTTAACGCTGCTAAATTTGCAGTGGAAGATGGTAAAATTCCGCCGTCAATTGGCCTGTGGTGGATACATTTAAGTGCCTTATTTATTGGTAGTTTATTAATAATTAAAGGCCGCCCATTAGGTGCATGGCTTAAAGCCGTTGTGACAAAACGGGAGCTAAGCGCATGATGAAAACACTTGATTGGTACCTAGGGCGCAGTATTTTACAAACCACAGGTTTTGCACTGTTAGTACTTGCCGGTATTAGCACCTTAATTAAATTTATAGAGCAGTTAAAATCAGTAGGGCGCGGTAGTTACGATTTAATGACCGCCATGCTTTATACGCTTTATAGTATTCCTGGTGATTTAGTTATATTTTTCCCTATGGCGGCGCTCATTGGTGGCTTAACAGGATTAGGCGCTTTAGCCTCTAACAGTGAGCTGGTAGTAATGCAGTCGGCAGGTATGTCGCGATTACAAATTATTGGCTCAGTGATGAAAACCGCCGTATTCATGGCCATTTGTATGATGGCTCTGGGTGAGTGGGGCGCACCCGAGGCGCAACAACACGCAAAAGAAATGCGTAACCAGGCAATACATGGCGGCGATGTGTTCAACGCGCAAAAAGGTGTATGGGCTAAAGATGGCAATAACTTTATTAATATTGAAGATGTAGACCAAAGCGGGCGCTTAAATGGCGTGCATATGTACCATTTTGATAAGTCACTCGATTTAACACAAATAACTAAAGCTAAAGTTGCGCTTGGGCGTGACGAAGGTTGGTTACTGCGCGATGTAAATAAAGTACATATAAGCGACGAGCAAATAAGCAGTGAACACATAGATGAAGAGTTTTACCCGTCGCAATTAACCGCTGAAAAGCTAGGGGTCGTATCGGTAAAGCCTGAGTCGCTTTCCTTTACTGGGCTTTGGTCGTACTTAGGGTATTTAAAACAAAATGAGCAAGATACTAGCACCTATGAGCTAGCCTTATGGCGCAAGCTCATGCAGCCGGTATCGGTTGCAGTTATGCTACTGGTAGCGCTGTCGTTTATATTTGGCCCACTGCGTACTGTAACTATGGGCGCACGCATAATTATGGGCGTAGTAACGGGGATCATATTTCACCTAACTAACGAAATATTTGGCCCAGTGGTGATGGTTTACCAAATCCCGGCCATTATAGGTGCGGTCCTACCTAGTATTATATTTATAAGCTTTGCTACTTACTTAATGAATAAAAAAGTATAGCCAGCGAGTAAGGCATTAAAAAAGGGTGACCAATGGTCACCCTTGTTGCTTTTAGTTTCTTTACTAATCAAGCTCGCGGTAAATACGTTTGTTTTCTTCTTTTGTGAGTGTAATGACTTCGGTTTTAGATAGGTAATCTTGCAGTGCTTTTTTATTTTTAAAATCTATTAATACCACTAAATTACCTAAGCCGAGTAATGCACACAGGCTGCGAACGAGTGATTGCGGCCAGCTAATTAAATTCCCCTCAAGGGTTTGTACTTTT
The sequence above is drawn from the Pseudoalteromonas espejiana DSM 9414 genome and encodes:
- a CDS encoding HD-GYP domain-containing protein, which encodes MLITLPISELTPGMFVDSVTKQHEGLNSIKIKTSGLVRSQSIIKRLVTEGVLELLIDFTKGDAAIPDKYKPKPAAQPKATTSSSKVKQAKPKPIITLEQEFAKASISFEQHNRKLQALYGDVTTGLSVNLNLIDEMANDIVSSVFRNTNAMTILTRIKDKHSYNWRHMINCAIFTAVFAKYLGYKEEAVQQLAMGALLHDLGQAKLPQGIISRPSKLTNNEMDVVKRHVAQGLGLVKGEKGITPLILDMIVNHHERLDGSGYPRGIKAEKLSRPARIMAIVDVYDALTADRPHQEGDEPINALRYLLAHKEQFDAELVQHFIKCLGVHPVGTIVKLTNERLALVLEGNKLNPIKPKVKLFYNAKHGHHVTPKDLDLSEPDQSIKIASSIKPIDYQINLARLLKEHLLN
- a CDS encoding outer membrane protein transport protein, translating into MKFTKTLIAASLALVSADTFAAAFQLAEQNASGLGRAYAGEASIADDASVVARNPALMTLFKDKQLSVAAIGVIPDVSLEGESAPAGIDESSLDDDSIAPSAVIPAAYFTMPYNDKVSLGFGAFSNFGLSTEFDDDYAAGQIAGETEIFTVNLNASVAYKVSEQFSFGIGLNYIYADATIIRNVGANPRSPFSTNVVDLEGDDTGYGLNVGLMYQLDENSRFGFNYRTETDITFEGTYSSTARGIAERSGSVDVTLPAIAEFSGSHQLDEKLGLHYSVLWTGWSSFDKLEAEVGLPPEQGFEKTENFSDALRYSIGTDYQYNKDLLLRAGVAFDESPVSKNHLSISIPDTDRFWFSFGGNYTIDQNSNVDLGVSIIRGKTQNFTETDDSRSEWGFESKGHAVLLGAQYNYKF
- a CDS encoding valine--tRNA ligase encodes the protein MDKTYNPQDIEQSLYQDWEQKGYFKPSGQGVPYSIMIPPPNVTGSLHMGHAFQDTIMDTLTRFKRMQGNNTLWQVGTDHAGIATQMLVERKLHAEEGKTRHDLGREDFINKIWEWKNESGGTITKQLRRLGASVDWDRERFTMDDGLSEAVKEVFVRLHKENLIYRGKRLVNWDPKLHTAISDLEVENKDKQGHMWNLRYPLADGVKTQDGKDYIVVATTRPETMLGDSGVAVNPDDERYTDLIGKDILLPIVNRRIKIVADEHADKDKGTGCVKITPAHDFNDNEVGKRHQMPMINIFDKDAAILTQGETYTFDGKELVFDAPIPGRLHGLDRFAARKAIVTEFEELGLLEKIEDHGLTVPYGDRSGVVIEPLLTDQWYVRVAPLAEPAKDAVKNGDIQFVPKQYENMYFSWMNDVQDWCISRQLWWGHRIPAWYDSEGNVYVGRDEAEVRRDNNIADDVALSQDEDVLDTWFSSALWTFSTQGWPENTDDLKTFHPSDVLVTGFDIIFFWVARMIMMTLHFIKDENGKPQVPFKTVYVTGLIRDDNGDKMSKSKGNVLDPLDMIDGIELEDLVQKRTGNMMQPKLAAKIEKDTRKVFANGIEAHGTDALRFTLAAMASTGRDINWDMNRLEGYRNFCNKLWNASRYVLMNTEEQDCGFASDAEKEFSLADRWILGQFESTVKTYTEHLDNYRFDLAANTLYEFTWNQFCDWYLELTKPVLFKGSEAQQRGTRNTLITVLESLLRLMHPMMPYITETIWQRVAPLAGLETAGTSIMVQGFPVYNEANVDAQAMDDLEWVKQFILAIRVIRGEMDISPSKPLSVLLANASSDDERRINENEAFIASLAKIEAFTLLDNKDGAPACATSYVGNLEIMIPMAGLIDVEAELARINKQLEKAEKGLAQVQNKLANEKFVNNAPEAVLAKENAKLAEFTDAKTKLLEQKTKIESL
- a CDS encoding DNA polymerase III subunit chi; the protein is MNMNAQFFVLKQQDESKAKPDDHFALAAQIAAQQYRSGNRVFIFVDNEHTAYAIDETLWAFDPDSFVPHNLQGEGPKAGAPVEIGTTPPVGKRNVLINLANNLPDFIRRFSQVFDFVPVESVAKQAARERFKKLRQLGANINTQDINS
- the pepA gene encoding leucyl aminopeptidase; the encoded protein is MEFNVKSGSPEKQRSACIVVGVYEPRRLSPIGEQLDKISDGYISNLLRRGDLEGKPGQVLLLHHVPNVLSERVLLVGCGKERELDDKQYKQIISKTINTLNETGSMEAVCFLTEQHVKGRDTYWKVRQAVETTQDCLYTFNQLKSKKVDPRRPLRKIVFNVPTRRELTIGESAIEHGLAIAAGSKLCKDVANMPPNICNPAYLGEQAQELATNFDNITVDIIGEEKMAELGMNSYLAVGRGSDNESVMSVINYKGAADDQAPIVLVGKGLTFDSGGISIKPGEAMDEMKYDMGGAAGVIGAMRALAQMQLPINVIGVLAGCENMPSSNAYRPGDILTTMSGQTVEVLNTDAEGRLVLCDALTYVERFDPDTVIDVATLTGACIVALGAHATGLLSNHNPLAHDLLKASEQSGDRAWQLPLWDDYQDQLDSPFADFTNLGGRSAGTITAACFLSKFTKKYNWAHLDVAGTAWRSGAKKGATGRPVPMLTQYLLNRAGVSEAAHD
- the lptF gene encoding LPS export ABC transporter permease LptF, producing MLIFRYLTAEVLKSQVAVFLTLMTIFVSQKFVVILGDASEGSIPAKLVLSMIALKLPQLASLILPLSIFLGIILAYSRIYADSEMTVLKACGVSEWYVVRVTLISSVGLAILAASLTMYLAPWASEQEYQLKEQAKADAGLSALRAGRFQQTGNEKAVVFIHNIENGGKELNKVFVAQLPDTEKDDLARLVYAEQGVVVEAVNGEQQLVLTDGKRYETDGETPALNLTQFDGYSVQIREQEIEHQRRKLEAIPTNQLLPLNTSESIAQWQWRIAIPLSIPLLTLIAVPLSVVNPRQGKFAKLVPAISLYLGYFILLNAAKFAVEDGKIPPSIGLWWIHLSALFIGSLLIIKGRPLGAWLKAVVTKRELSA
- the lptG gene encoding LPS export ABC transporter permease LptG, whose product is MMKTLDWYLGRSILQTTGFALLVLAGISTLIKFIEQLKSVGRGSYDLMTAMLYTLYSIPGDLVIFFPMAALIGGLTGLGALASNSELVVMQSAGMSRLQIIGSVMKTAVFMAICMMALGEWGAPEAQQHAKEMRNQAIHGGDVFNAQKGVWAKDGNNFINIEDVDQSGRLNGVHMYHFDKSLDLTQITKAKVALGRDEGWLLRDVNKVHISDEQISSEHIDEEFYPSQLTAEKLGVVSVKPESLSFTGLWSYLGYLKQNEQDTSTYELALWRKLMQPVSVAVMLLVALSFIFGPLRTVTMGARIIMGVVTGIIFHLTNEIFGPVVMVYQIPAIIGAVLPSIIFISFATYLMNKKV